The Variovorax sp. S12S4 genome includes the window GGGCGGCGCCTTCGACCAGCAAGCCCAGCAGCAGCAGGGTTCGGGCCGGCAGCCGCAGTACCCGGCCCCCGGCCGCGCGGACGCCGCTGCCCTCGCCGAGCCGCTGCACGGCAGCCTGCCGCTCGCCGCACCGCGCACCTCCAGCGCCGGCGTAGACACCTTCGCATGAGACGAACGCGGGATCTGAGGCCTTTTCCCGCGCTTGATCAGCCCTTCGTTTGCCGGGCACCTGGCAAAGAATAGTCCCAACCAGACATTGTTTTCGCAGTTTCAAATATGGCTACCAGTCCTTCTGTCGCAATCGCTCCCCCTGCCGCCGCGCCTCGCTCTTCGAAGCTGAAGATCGTGATTCCGGCCGCTGTGCTGGCCTGCGGTCTTGCCGGCGGCGGCGGCTATTACCTGATGAGCCAGCGCGCTCCCGCCGCGGCCGCCGAATCGGCCGCACCGGCGCTCGTGCCCGACAAGCCGATCTTCGTCACGATCGAGCCCTTGACCGTGAACGTGCAGTCCGAAGGCCGAGCGCGCTTCCTGCATGTGGGCATGGCCCTGAAGGTGCGCAACGAGCAGGCCAAGGCGCACGTCGTCGAGTACATGCCCGAGGTGCGCAGCCGGCTGCTGCTGCTGCTGTCGAACCGCCCGCCCGAGTCGCTGGTGACCACCGAGGACAGGGCCCGGCTGGCAGAGGAAATCCGCCTCGAGCTGAGCCGCCCGCTGGCTGCAGGCTTTCCCCCGCAGGAGATCGGCAGCGTTTCCTTCAACACCTTCATGGTGCAGTAAATCTTTTTCCGGACCGGCGATTCATGGCCTATGAACAGGTGCTCTCCCAAGACGAAGTCGACGCGCTGCTGCAGGGCGTCACCGGAGGCAGCCCCGAGCAAAGCGAAGGCGCTGCCCCCAGGTCGGACGGCCTGCCGGTGTACGACCTCGGCGCGCCCGACCGCGTGGTACGCAGCCGCATGCACACGCTCGAGGTCATCAACGAGCGTTTTGCCCGCCATCTGCGCAGCTCGCTGTTGAACTTCATGCGCCGCAGCCCCGACATCTCGGTGGGGCCGGTGCACATCCAGCAGTACGGCGAGTTCGTGCGGCACCTGCCGGTGCCCGCCAACATCAACATGCTGCACATGAAGCCGCTGCGCGGAACGGCCCTCTTCGTGTTCGACCCGAAGCTGGTGTTCCTGGTGGTGGACAACCTCTTTGGCAGCGACGGGCGCTATCACGTGCGCGTCGAGGGCCGCGACTTCACGCGCACGGAACAACGCATCATCAAGCGCCTGCTGAACCTCACGCTGCAGTGCTATGCAGACGCCTGGCAGCCGGTGTTCCCGCTGAGCTTCGACTACGTGCGCGCCGAAATGCACGGCAAGCTGGCCAACATCGTCGCGCCGAACGAGGTGGTGATCAACACCACGCTGCAGATCGAGTTCGGCCCCGTGGGCGGCTTCCTGCACGTGTGCATTCCCTATTCGATGATCGAGCCGATCCGCGACCTGCTCTCCAATCCGGTGCAGGACGAGATCGAGGTCGACAAGCGCTGGGTGCGGCAGATGTCGCAGCAGATGCAGAGCGCCGACGTGGAGCTCAGCGCCGAATTCATTACCTTGCCTTCGACCATCGGCGAGGTCCTCAAGCTGCAGGCGGGCGACGTGCTGCCCATTGAACTTCCCGAGTCGATCACCGCACGCGTCGACGGCATTCCGGTGATGGAGTGCGGCTACGGGGTCTCGAACGAACGCTATGCCCTGCGCGTGCTGCAGATGATCTCCCACCAAGACAGCGATCTGAAGAACGAACATGACTGACAACACCCCATCCTCCAGCGATGCGGACGACTGGGCCAGCGCGCTGGCCGA containing:
- a CDS encoding flagellar basal body-associated FliL family protein, with amino-acid sequence MIPAAVLACGLAGGGGYYLMSQRAPAAAAESAAPALVPDKPIFVTIEPLTVNVQSEGRARFLHVGMALKVRNEQAKAHVVEYMPEVRSRLLLLLSNRPPESLVTTEDRARLAEEIRLELSRPLAAGFPPQEIGSVSFNTFMVQ
- the fliM gene encoding flagellar motor switch protein FliM encodes the protein MAYEQVLSQDEVDALLQGVTGGSPEQSEGAAPRSDGLPVYDLGAPDRVVRSRMHTLEVINERFARHLRSSLLNFMRRSPDISVGPVHIQQYGEFVRHLPVPANINMLHMKPLRGTALFVFDPKLVFLVVDNLFGSDGRYHVRVEGRDFTRTEQRIIKRLLNLTLQCYADAWQPVFPLSFDYVRAEMHGKLANIVAPNEVVINTTLQIEFGPVGGFLHVCIPYSMIEPIRDLLSNPVQDEIEVDKRWVRQMSQQMQSADVELSAEFITLPSTIGEVLKLQAGDVLPIELPESITARVDGIPVMECGYGVSNERYALRVLQMISHQDSDLKNEHD